The Streptomyces phaeolivaceus genome has a window encoding:
- a CDS encoding DUF1707 and DUF4190 domain-containing protein: MPWQQQAQGSSPSLLAAHADRERAVDVLKAGFSEGRLPQDEYERRVERAYKARTVGELSLLVADLPQGPSGMQPTAMMGAPVPRTFMPAPLPPPATNGKAVGSMVCGVLTTMTMGLTGIPAVILGHTARAEIKRTGEGGDGFALAGIILGWLSVAGWAFFLALIILLEMSASGV, encoded by the coding sequence ATGCCGTGGCAGCAGCAGGCGCAGGGCAGTAGTCCTTCGCTGCTCGCCGCCCATGCCGACCGTGAGCGTGCCGTCGATGTCCTCAAGGCGGGCTTCAGCGAGGGCCGCCTTCCGCAGGACGAGTACGAGCGGCGCGTCGAGCGGGCCTACAAGGCGCGCACAGTGGGGGAGTTGTCCCTGCTGGTCGCCGACCTTCCGCAGGGCCCCTCGGGGATGCAGCCGACCGCCATGATGGGCGCCCCGGTGCCCAGGACGTTCATGCCGGCGCCGCTGCCGCCGCCCGCCACCAACGGCAAGGCCGTGGGCTCCATGGTGTGCGGCGTCCTCACCACCATGACGATGGGGCTCACCGGCATTCCGGCCGTGATCCTCGGTCACACAGCCCGCGCCGAGATCAAGCGCACGGGCGAGGGCGGTGACGGTTTCGCGCTGGCCGGGATCATCCTCGGCTGGCTCTCCGTGGCCGGCTGGGCCTTCTTCCTCGCCCTCATCATCCTCCTGGAGATGTCCGCGAGCGGTGTCTGA
- the rpsL gene encoding 30S ribosomal protein S12: MPTIQQLVRKGRQDKVEKNKTPALEGSPQRRGVCTRVFTTTPKKPNSALRKVARVRLTSGIEVTAYIPGEGHNLQEHSIVLVRGGRVKDLPGVRYKIIRGSLDTQGVKNRKQARSRYGAKKEK, from the coding sequence GTGCCTACGATCCAGCAGCTGGTCCGGAAGGGCCGGCAGGACAAGGTCGAGAAGAACAAGACGCCCGCACTCGAGGGTTCGCCCCAGCGTCGCGGCGTCTGCACGCGTGTGTTCACGACCACCCCGAAGAAGCCGAACTCGGCCCTGCGTAAGGTCGCGCGTGTGCGTCTGACCAGCGGGATCGAGGTCACCGCTTACATTCCGGGTGAGGGACACAACCTGCAGGAGCACTCCATCGTGCTCGTGCGCGGCGGCCGTGTGAAGGACCTGCCCGGTGTTCGCTACAAGATCATCCGCGGTTCGCTCGACACCCAGGGTGTCAAGAACCGCAAGCAGGCCCGCAGCCGCTACGGCGCCAAGAAGGAGAAGTAG
- the rpsG gene encoding 30S ribosomal protein S7, which translates to MPRKGPAPKRPVIIDPVYGSPLVTSLINKVLLNGKRSTAERIVYGAMEGLREKTSNDPVITLKRALENIKPTLEVKSRRVGGATYQVPIEVKPGRANTLALRWLVGYSRARREKTMTERLLNELLDASNGLGAAVKKREDTHKMAESNKAFAHYRW; encoded by the coding sequence ATGCCTCGTAAGGGCCCCGCCCCGAAGCGCCCGGTCATCATCGACCCGGTCTACGGTTCTCCTCTTGTCACGTCGCTCATCAACAAGGTGCTGCTGAACGGCAAGCGCTCCACCGCCGAGCGCATCGTGTACGGCGCCATGGAGGGCCTGCGCGAGAAGACCAGCAACGACCCGGTCATCACGCTGAAGCGCGCGCTGGAGAACATCAAGCCGACCCTCGAGGTCAAGTCCCGCCGTGTCGGTGGTGCGACGTACCAGGTTCCGATCGAGGTCAAGCCCGGTCGTGCCAACACGCTCGCGCTGCGCTGGCTGGTCGGTTACTCCCGCGCCCGTCGCGAGAAGACCATGACCGAGCGTCTGCTCAACGAGCTTCTCGACGCCTCCAACGGCCTCGGTGCCGCTGTGAAGAAGCGCGAGGACACCCACAAGATGGCCGAGTCCAACAAGGCCTTCGCGCACTACCGCTGGTAG
- the fusA gene encoding elongation factor G has translation MATTSLDLAKVRNIGIMAHIDAGKTTTTERILFYTGVSYKIGEVHDGAATMDWMEQEQERGITITSAATTCHWPLEDDDYTINIIDTPGHVDFTVEVERSLRVLDGAVTVFDGVAGVEPQSETVWRQADRYGVPRICFVNKLDRTGAEFHRCVDMISNRLGAVPLVMQLPIGAEMDFKGVVDLVRMKALVWSAEAAKGEMYDVVDIPATHTEAAEEYRGKLVEAVAENDDEIMELFLEGQEPTEEQLYAAIRRITIATGKSDGITVTPVFCGTAFKNKGVQPLLDAVVRYLPTPLDVEAIEGHAVNDPEEVVKRKPSDDEPLSALAFKIMSDPHLGKLTFVRVYSGRLESGTAVLNSVKGKKERIGKIYRMHANKREEIESVGAGDIIAVMGLKQTTTGETLCDDKQPVILESMDFPAPVIQVAIEPKSKGDQEKLGVAIQRLAEEDPSFQVHSDEETGQTIIGGMGELHLEVLVDRMRREFKVEANVGKPQVAYRETIRKAVERVDYTHKKQTGGTGQFAKVQIAIEPIEGGDASYEFVNKVTGGRIPKEYIPSVDAGAQEAMQFGILAGYEMTGVRVTLIDGGYHEVDSSELAFKIAGSQAFKEAARKASPVLLEPMMAVEVTTPEDYMGEVIGDINSRRGQIQAMEERAGARVVKGLVPLSEMFGYVGDLRSKTSGRASYSMQFDSYAEVPRNVAEEIIAKAKGE, from the coding sequence ATGGCTACCACTTCACTTGACCTGGCCAAGGTCCGCAATATCGGGATCATGGCCCACATCGACGCGGGCAAGACGACCACCACCGAGCGGATCCTCTTCTACACCGGCGTCAGCTACAAGATCGGTGAGGTCCACGACGGCGCCGCCACCATGGACTGGATGGAGCAGGAGCAGGAGCGTGGCATCACGATCACCTCTGCTGCCACCACCTGTCACTGGCCGCTCGAGGACGACGACTACACCATCAACATCATCGACACCCCCGGGCACGTCGACTTCACGGTCGAGGTGGAGCGTTCGCTCCGCGTCCTCGACGGTGCCGTCACGGTGTTCGACGGTGTCGCCGGTGTCGAGCCGCAGTCCGAGACGGTGTGGCGTCAGGCCGACCGCTACGGCGTGCCGCGCATCTGCTTCGTGAACAAGCTGGACCGTACCGGCGCCGAGTTCCACCGCTGTGTGGACATGATCTCGAACCGCCTGGGTGCCGTCCCGCTCGTCATGCAGCTGCCGATCGGCGCCGAGATGGACTTCAAGGGCGTTGTGGACCTGGTCCGCATGAAGGCGCTCGTGTGGTCCGCCGAGGCCGCCAAGGGCGAGATGTACGACGTCGTCGACATCCCGGCCACGCACACCGAGGCCGCCGAGGAGTACCGCGGCAAGCTGGTCGAGGCCGTCGCGGAGAACGACGACGAGATCATGGAGCTGTTCCTGGAGGGCCAGGAGCCCACCGAGGAGCAGCTGTACGCCGCGATCCGTCGCATCACCATCGCGACCGGCAAGTCCGACGGCATCACGGTCACCCCCGTGTTCTGTGGCACCGCGTTCAAGAACAAGGGCGTCCAGCCCCTGCTCGACGCGGTCGTGCGCTACCTCCCCACGCCGCTTGACGTCGAGGCCATCGAGGGCCACGCCGTCAACGACCCGGAGGAGGTCGTCAAGCGCAAGCCGTCCGACGACGAGCCGCTGTCCGCGCTGGCGTTCAAGATCATGAGCGACCCGCACCTCGGCAAGCTCACCTTCGTCCGGGTCTACTCGGGCCGCCTGGAGTCCGGCACCGCCGTGCTGAACTCCGTCAAGGGCAAGAAGGAGCGCATCGGCAAGATCTACCGTATGCACGCGAACAAGCGTGAGGAGATCGAGTCGGTGGGCGCCGGCGACATCATCGCCGTGATGGGTCTGAAGCAGACCACGACCGGTGAGACGCTGTGCGACGACAAGCAGCCGGTGATCCTGGAGTCCATGGACTTCCCGGCGCCGGTCATCCAGGTCGCCATCGAGCCCAAGTCCAAGGGTGACCAGGAGAAGCTGGGTGTCGCCATCCAGCGTCTCGCGGAGGAGGACCCCTCCTTCCAGGTCCACTCGGACGAGGAGACCGGCCAGACCATCATCGGTGGTATGGGCGAGCTGCACCTCGAGGTGCTGGTCGACCGTATGCGCCGTGAGTTCAAGGTCGAGGCCAACGTCGGCAAGCCGCAGGTCGCCTACCGCGAGACGATCCGCAAGGCCGTCGAGCGCGTCGACTACACGCACAAGAAGCAGACTGGTGGTACCGGCCAGTTCGCCAAGGTGCAGATCGCGATCGAGCCGATCGAGGGCGGCGACGCCTCGTACGAGTTCGTGAACAAGGTCACCGGTGGCCGTATCCCGAAGGAGTACATCCCTTCGGTGGACGCCGGTGCGCAGGAGGCCATGCAGTTCGGCATCCTCGCGGGCTACGAGATGACGGGCGTCCGCGTCACGCTCATCGACGGTGGCTACCACGAGGTCGACTCCTCCGAGCTCGCCTTCAAGATCGCCGGTTCGCAGGCCTTCAAGGAGGCCGCGCGCAAGGCGTCCCCCGTGCTTCTTGAGCCGATGATGGCCGTCGAGGTCACCACGCCCGAGGACTACATGGGTGAGGTCATCGGCGACATCAACTCCCGCCGTGGTCAGATCCAGGCCATGGAGGAGCGGGCCGGTGCCCGCGTCGTGAAGGGCCTCGTGCCCCTCTCGGAGATGTTCGGCTACGTCGGAGACCTCCGCAGCAAGACCTCGGGTCGCGCAAGCTACTCGATGCAGTTCGACTCCTACGCCGAGGTTCCGCGGAACGTCGCCGAGGAGATCATCGCGAAGGCCAAGGGCGAGTAA
- the tuf gene encoding elongation factor Tu, producing MAKAKFERTKPHVNIGTIGHIDHGKTTLTAAITKVLHDAFPDLNEASAFDQIDKAPEERQRGITISIAHVEYQTETRHYAHVDCPGHADYIKNMITGAAQMDGAILVVAATDGPMPQTKEHVLLARQVGVPYIVVALNKADMVDDEEILELVELEVRELLSEYEFPGDDLPVVKVSALKALEGDKEWGQSVLDLMKAVDENIPQPERDVDKPFLMPIEDVFTITGRGTVVTGRIERGVLKVNETVDIVGIKQDKTTTTVTGIEMFRKLLDEGQAGENVGLLLRGIKREDVERGQVIIKPGSVTPHTEFEAQAYILSKDEGGRHTPFFNNYRPQFYFRTTDVTGVVTLPEGTEMVMPGDNTEMKVELIQPIAMEEGLKFAIREGGRTVGAGQVIKITK from the coding sequence GTGGCGAAGGCGAAGTTCGAGCGGACTAAGCCGCACGTCAACATCGGCACCATCGGTCACATCGACCACGGTAAGACGACCCTCACGGCCGCCATTACCAAGGTGCTGCACGACGCGTTCCCGGACCTGAACGAGGCCTCGGCGTTCGACCAGATCGACAAGGCTCCCGAGGAGCGCCAGCGCGGTATCACGATCTCGATCGCGCACGTCGAGTACCAGACGGAGACCCGTCACTACGCCCACGTCGACTGCCCCGGTCACGCGGACTACATCAAGAACATGATCACGGGTGCGGCGCAGATGGACGGCGCCATCCTCGTCGTCGCCGCCACCGACGGCCCGATGCCGCAGACCAAGGAGCACGTGCTCCTGGCCCGCCAGGTCGGCGTTCCTTACATCGTCGTCGCCCTGAACAAGGCCGACATGGTGGACGACGAGGAGATCCTGGAGCTCGTCGAGCTCGAGGTCCGTGAGCTGCTCTCCGAGTACGAGTTCCCGGGCGACGACCTGCCGGTCGTCAAGGTCTCGGCGCTCAAGGCCCTTGAGGGCGACAAGGAGTGGGGCCAGTCCGTCCTCGACCTGATGAAGGCCGTCGACGAGAACATCCCGCAGCCCGAGCGTGACGTCGACAAGCCGTTCCTGATGCCGATCGAGGACGTCTTCACGATCACCGGTCGTGGCACCGTCGTCACCGGTCGTATCGAGCGTGGTGTCCTCAAGGTCAACGAGACCGTCGACATCGTCGGTATCAAGCAGGACAAGACCACCACCACGGTCACCGGCATCGAGATGTTCCGCAAGCTGCTCGACGAGGGCCAGGCCGGTGAGAACGTCGGTCTGCTCCTCCGTGGCATCAAGCGCGAGGACGTCGAGCGCGGCCAGGTCATCATCAAGCCCGGTTCGGTCACGCCGCACACCGAGTTCGAGGCCCAGGCCTACATCCTGTCCAAGGACGAGGGTGGCCGCCACACGCCGTTCTTCAACAACTACCGCCCGCAGTTCTACTTCCGTACGACGGACGTGACCGGCGTGGTGACCCTCCCCGAGGGCACCGAGATGGTCATGCCCGGCGACAACACGGAGATGAAGGTTGAGCTCATTCAGCCCATCGCCATGGAAGAGGGCCTGAAGTTCGCCATCCGTGAGGGTGGCCGGACCGTGGGCGCCGGCCAGGTCATCAAGATCACCAAGTGA
- a CDS encoding RNA polymerase sigma factor translates to MYDPAAFEVFYRRHVDTVTRFMARRVTDPHTVADLTAETFLAVIDSARAYRPDLGSETAWLYGIARNVVAAEARRSARQQVLGSRIAGRRLLEGDDIARLEEKLDAEAAGRRALAALDGLPEGERAVVELVAVDQLSVTEAAAALGIRKVTARVRLHRARRTLRSAAVGSDHPAGLSYAGGEA, encoded by the coding sequence ATGTACGACCCGGCGGCCTTCGAGGTCTTCTATCGCCGCCATGTCGACACCGTCACCCGTTTCATGGCCCGGCGGGTCACCGATCCGCACACCGTCGCCGATCTCACCGCCGAGACCTTCCTCGCGGTGATCGACTCCGCTCGCGCGTACCGGCCCGACCTCGGCAGCGAGACGGCCTGGCTGTACGGCATCGCGCGCAATGTGGTGGCGGCGGAGGCCCGCAGGAGCGCGCGTCAGCAGGTGCTGGGCAGCCGTATCGCCGGTCGGCGGCTGCTGGAGGGCGACGACATCGCCCGGCTGGAGGAGAAGCTCGACGCGGAGGCGGCCGGGCGGCGGGCGCTGGCCGCGCTGGACGGGCTGCCAGAGGGGGAGCGCGCGGTGGTGGAACTCGTCGCCGTCGACCAGTTGAGCGTCACCGAGGCCGCCGCGGCGCTGGGGATACGCAAGGTCACAGCGCGTGTACGGCTCCACCGGGCGCGTCGGACGCTGCGCTCGGCGGCGGTGGGCAGTGATCATCCGGCAGGACTGAGCTACGCAGGGGGAGAGGCATGA